The Mercenaria mercenaria strain notata chromosome 10, MADL_Memer_1, whole genome shotgun sequence genome contains a region encoding:
- the LOC123561333 gene encoding activin receptor type-2B-like yields the protein MISKSGTVGQYTNMLTFFRPLTCPLILTLVLLHGGLSAGASASPQDETVDVVECERLDKNDPQCKNGGCLQKCEGSPKAYCFASWKNGTDGKVEYVMKGCWSVDEDCVNKSQCVQSPSIKHLNFCCCSDPMCNTNVKNVYYPPTSPPTSTEGNTAMKKLPNDKLTRTLIYSIVPLVGVAAVIVLVFWMWKRFKRQVYEYHEQLPTVDPIHNMPPSPHPPRPLKLVEVRARGRFGSVWKAQLHEEVVAVKIFPLQDKQSWMTEQDIYRLPHMQSHDNILRFIGTERRGENLNLELWLITEFQQNGSLFEYLKGNTVTWSELCKIAETIARGLSFLHDEIPPTRGTEAKPAVAHRDFKSKNVLIKSNLTAVIADFGLALKFEPGKNPGETHGLVGTRRYMAPEVLEGAISFNRDAFLRIDMYACGLVLWEIMSRCTAADGPVGDYQLPFEEEIGQHPTLEDMQELVVINKVRPSIKDHWQKHPGLDALASTVEECWDHDAEARLSADCVLERVCQLSRTMNTSNLSTSNSVVNSQQPLIINTNQGLPPVSPIVVQTI from the exons atgatttcaaaaagCGGGACAGTCGGCCAATACACAAACATGTTGACATTTTTCAGACCATTGACTTGTCCGTTGATACTGACACTAGTTTTATTACATG GTGGCTTATCAGCTGGTGCAAGTGCATCTCCGCAAGACGAGACTGTAGATGTTGTAGAATGTGAGCGTTTAGACAAAAATGACCCACAGTGTAAAAATGGAGGCTGTCTACAGAAATGTGAAGGCTCACCCAAGGCTTACTGTTTTGCTTCATGGAAGAATG GCACTGATGGAAAAGTTGAATATGTAATGAAAGGTTGCTGGTCAGTGGATGAAGATTGTGTCAACAAATCACAGTGTGTACAGTCGCCATCAATTAAACACCTCAATTTCTGCTGCTGTTCTGACCCCATGTGCAACACAAACGTGAAAAATGTCTACTATCCTCCAACCTCACCACCTACTAGCACTG AGGGCAACACGGCAATGAAGAAACTGCCCAATGATAAGCTGACCAGAACTCTCATTTACTCCATTGTTCCGTTAGTTGGAGTTGCAGCTGTTATCGTTCTCGTTTTCTGGATGTGGAAACGATTCAAACGACAGGTGTATGAATATCATGAGCAGTTACCAACAGTCGACCCCATTCATAACATGCCACCGTCTCCCCACCCACCTCGTCCTTTGAAGCTTGTGGAGGTTCGAGCTCGTGGTAGGTTTGGATCTGTATGGAAAGCTCAGCTACATGAAGAAGTTGTAGCTGTCAAGATCTTCCCACTTCAGGACAAACAGTCATGGATGACTGAGCAAGATATCTACAGGTTACCTCATATGCAGAGCCATGACAATATTCTACGGTTTATCGGAACAGAGAGAAGAGGAGAAAATTTGAACCTAGAGTTATGGCTTATCACAGAGTTCCAACAAAACGGGTCATTATTTGAATATCTTAAAGGAAACACTGTCACTTGGAGTGAACTGTGTAAAATAGCAGAAACAATTGCCAGGGGGTTGTCATTTTTGCATGATGAGATCCCACCAACAAGGGGAACAGAGGCTAAGCCAGCTGTGGCTCATAGGGACTTCAAGAGTAAAAATGTCCTGATAAAATCTAATCTCACAGCTGTCATTGCCGACTTCGGTCTTGCCCTCAAGTTTGAACCAGGGAAAAACCCAGGGGAAACTCATGGACTG GTTGGGACTAGGCGCTACATGGCCCCAGAAGTGCTAGAGGGTGCAATCAGTTTTAACAGAGATGCATTTTTACGTATCGATATGTATGCATGTGGTCTGGTTCTGTGGGAGATAATGTCAAGATGCACGGCTGCAGATG GGCCAGTAGGAGATTATCAGCTGCCATTTGAGGAGGAGATAGGTCAGCACCCGACATTGGAAGACATGCAAGAGTTAGTTGTCATTAATAAAGTGAGGCCTTCAATCAAGGATCACTGGCAGAAACATCCG GGTCTTGATGCATTAGCATCAACAGTTGAAGAGTGTTGGGATCATGACGCGGAAGCTCGATTGTCGGCAGATTGTGTGCTAGAACGGGTTTGTCAACTCAGTAGGACAATGAATACCTCAAACCTTTCTACGAGTAACAGTGTTGTAAACTCACAACAACCTCTTATAATTAATACCAACCAGGGATTACCTCCGGTATCACCAATAGTTGTGCAGACTATTTAA